AAGGGATATATCAACTATCTGGAGAATGATTGAATTATGAGTAAAAATAAAATGGTTACTAATATGTTATCCAGCCGCTTGGCCACTTTAAGCAACTATGTTAAGCCAGGAAGTGTGATGGCTGATATCGGTACAGACCATGGGTACTTGCCTATTTATTTAGTAAAATCTGGAATTTGCCCCAAGGCAATTGCTTGTGATGTGCGGCAAATGCCATTGGAAACTGCAAGAAAGAATGTTTTAGCAAATTGTTTAGACAAAAAGATTGAGTTGCGGTTAGGTGATGGTATCCAGGTTCTAAAGCCTGGCGAAGTGCAAGTGGTTAGTATTGCTGGCATGGGGGGTAGCACCATTCGGCAGATATTAAGTGACAAACCAGATGTGTTAGCTGAACTGGACCGTTTGATACTACAACCGATGGGTGATGAAGAAAGCTTAAGACAGTGGCTACTGACCAATGGTTGGCGTATAATAGATGAAGAACTGGTGCTGGAGGATGAACGCCTTTATACGATTATTGTCAGCGAACAGGGTGCAGAACCATTGCCGGAACCAATTGTTTTAGAAATTGGCCCCAGGCTAATGGAAAAGCATCACTCTCTATTGCCTCAACTTATTGCTAGGTTACAGGATAAGTACAGGCTGATGATTAACGGTTTAGCTAAAAGCAATCGCGCAGAAACCCAAGCTAAATTAGCATTGGCCAAAAAGCGCCTACAGGATTTAGAGGAGGTGGCAACAAAGTGTCAGTAAAAAACAGAGACTTATTTCGGTTGATAGAAGAACTGGCACCAAAGCAACTGGCTGAAGATTGGGATAATGTTGGCCTCCAGGTTGGTAATGACATTGGTGAAGTCAAACGGGTATTAGTAACGTTGGATGTGGATGAAGCGGTTGTAAAGGAAGCAATAGAAAAGGAAATAGATTTAATCATCGCTCATCATCCACTGTTGATGAAGGGGATTAAGAGCATCAACATCGATAGCCCCAAGGGGCTGGTGTTGTCCCAGTTAATAAAAAATAATATCACTGTTTACGCTGCCCACACCAATCTAGATATTGCTGATGGTGGCGTTAATTCAGTGTTAGCTGACAAGCTGGGGTTACAAAACGTCGAAGTGCTGGCTGTAACCGGTAGCCAAAGATATATTAAACTGGTGGTATTTGTACCGATGGAACATCAAGAGCAAGTGAGAACAGCTTTGACTAATGCCGGAGCTGGTTGGATTGGAAACTACAGTGATTGTACCTTCCGCACCACTGGTACTGGCACATTTTTGCCCCGGGAGGGGGCTAACCCCTTTATAGGTGTCGAGGGAAAGGTGGAGCAAGTGGCAGAGGTACGGATTGAAACCATTGTGCCGGTGGAAAAATTAGCCGCTGTAGTAAAAGCTATGGAACAGGCTCACCCCTACGAAGAGGTGGCCTATGATGTTTATCCACTTAATAATCAAGGCCCGGTTTTTGGCTTGGGCAGAATTGGTACCCTAACAGAAGCGGTACCCTTTACTGAATTTGTATTGCAGTTAAAAGAAGCCTTAAATTTAAAGACAG
The sequence above is a segment of the Peptococcaceae bacterium 1198_IL3148 genome. Coding sequences within it:
- a CDS encoding class I SAM-dependent methyltransferase, whose protein sequence is MSKNKMVTNMLSSRLATLSNYVKPGSVMADIGTDHGYLPIYLVKSGICPKAIACDVRQMPLETARKNVLANCLDKKIELRLGDGIQVLKPGEVQVVSIAGMGGSTIRQILSDKPDVLAELDRLILQPMGDEESLRQWLLTNGWRIIDEELVLEDERLYTIIVSEQGAEPLPEPIVLEIGPRLMEKHHSLLPQLIARLQDKYRLMINGLAKSNRAETQAKLALAKKRLQDLEEVATKCQ
- a CDS encoding Nif3-like dinuclear metal center hexameric protein, whose product is MSVKNRDLFRLIEELAPKQLAEDWDNVGLQVGNDIGEVKRVLVTLDVDEAVVKEAIEKEIDLIIAHHPLLMKGIKSINIDSPKGLVLSQLIKNNITVYAAHTNLDIADGGVNSVLADKLGLQNVEVLAVTGSQRYIKLVVFVPMEHQEQVRTALTNAGAGWIGNYSDCTFRTTGTGTFLPREGANPFIGVEGKVEQVAEVRIETIVPVEKLAAVVKAMEQAHPYEEVAYDVYPLNNQGPVFGLGRIGTLTEAVPFTEFVLQLKEALNLKTVKVGGDQQRLIKKVALCGGSAADFWPKALAKGADVYVSGDVKYHTAQDMVAAGLCFVDGGHYGTEIPVVQVLCNYLKTRCVEENFNVEIMTTKSYQEPFVYL